In Pannonibacter sp. XCT-53, the sequence TCGAGTTCATCTCGATGGCCGAGGCGGAACTGGCGCGCAAGGGCGTGGCACTGACCGGCCCGCAGGCGAGCGACGGCCCTTGCGATGCGGCCCTGGCCGCCCGGATCGAGGCGGCGCTGCAGTCGGCGGCAGGATCGCCCTTCGCAAAGGGCGTTGCGCTTGACTACCGCTCGACACCGGCCATTCGCGCCTATGCGTCGCGGCCGGATGTGGAGGCGCTCAGCCTCAGGGGCACCGTGACGCCGGATCACGTCATCCGCATCAAGCCCTGGCCGCTGGTCCTGGAGCGCGGTGCGAGCGACGCGGACATTGCCGCCGGACTTGCCGCCTATGCCCGCCGCTACCAGGACTATTTCGAGCGCAACGCGGCGAAGGCGGCCGAGCCCAAGACCATGCTCGACGCGTTGCCGCGCGTGATCCTGGTGCGCGGCGAGGGCATGTTCGCCCTCGGCGCCAATGCCAAGGCGGCGCGGATCGGCGGCGATCTCTGCGAACAGATGGCCCGCGTCATCACCGCCGCCGAGGCCTATGGCACCTTCACGCCGATCAGCGAGGCCGACCTCTTCGACATGGAATACTGGACGCTGGAGCAGGCGAAGCTGAAGGTGGCGGGGTGACGGGCACTGCCGTGCCGTGCCGCCCGGGCGCTGAATGCCGAGCGCTGAATGCTAAGCACTTAACGCCGGCGCTGAACGCAGAACGCCGGCGCTTTCGTTCTCCTCAGCCCCTGCCAGCAACGCCCCGCAAGGGGATCACCGTCCGTTGCCCCGTGCAAGGCAGCGGACGCCCTGACGATGGCCCGTGACGGCGAGGCGGCGTGCATCCCGTGTTTGCCTGCTCCCATGACGTGTGGCATGGTCGCGGTGGTGTGGTCGTCAACCGGGTGGGGACGTGTCGGCAAATTTCGGTCATCTGCAGCAGCTCAGCCCCGAGCTGCATCGCCTCGGTACGCTGGCGGAGCGTGACGGGCCGGCACGGTGCCAGGGTGGTCAGCGCGCGTCGGAGGCGTCCGGCGTGGATCGGTGTTCGACCCGGACATCGACATGGTACGGGGCGGGGGAGGTGACCACGATCGTGTCGCCCTCGCGTGCCCCGGAGGCCTCGAAGAAGGAGCGGACCCAGCCGCGCTTGCGGAACAGTCCCTTGGTGCGGTCAATGTCGGACAGGACAGGCGAGGCCCCGCCCCAGTCGATGACCAACTCCCGTGGCGCTGCGCTGTCCCTGTTGCCCCCGCCGATGCACTCCTGCGGGAACCTGTCCAGAAACTCCCGGATGTAGAAGTGGCTGTTGCGGAGGTTTCCGCCGGTGAGCGTTGTCCTGCCCAGCAGCTGCGCCGGCCCGTCGGTCGGGGCGCCGGCGGGACGGTCCGCCCCGGGCCGGATCGCGGCCGCCGCAACATCCGGCCGGGGCGAGAGCGACGTCATGACAGCAGCATCGACCTTGCGCGTTGCGCGCCAGGCATTCTCCGGGTCGACGCGGCTGCCGGCCTCGTCCAGGACGCGTGTCAACTGCCCTGCGACGTCGTCGGAGAACTTGACCCAGGTCACCGCGCCGTTCTTGTGCTCATAGGGGACCGGCCGATCCAGTTTGCGAACATCCTCCAGTTTCCAGGGAATGACCCACCGCGCGACCTTGCCACTGCGGATCTCGGCCTCCGAAATGCAGTGATGATCATGGGCGGCGATCATCTCGTCGAGGGTGAGGGCGGGGCCACAGTCGACAAGCCTTGCAAGGCCGACGACCGTGCCGCTTCCCTGCCGGATGAGACCGAACCATCCGCGCGTTGACGTTTTCTGCGCGCGCATTTCCCAGTCCTTCCGGCCCTGCAGGATGTGCTCGATCCAGGGATCGCGAATGACCAGACCTCGTGTTACCTTCATTGCTCAGTCTCTCCAGGGGCAGGATCAGGGCAGTTCCCAGGCGCCGTCCGCGTCCGGGGCCGCGGGGGACAGGCCATCGCGGTGAAACTGTTCGGCCATGCAGTCCGCAAGGGTGATGCGGCTGCCGCGGGCCGGCGCCACGACAGCCTCGGACAGGCTGGCGACATCGGCGGCGCTGTCGCCCATCGGCCAGAGCGCCTGCTCCGCCAGCCTGCGCTTGCGCTGCATCAGGCTTTGCAGGAGGAAATCGAAGCTCTGCGCGCCAAGCTCCGGATGCATGGCCATGGGAACATGAACCGCGACGGGGCGTGTCTGGCCGATCCGGTGGACACGGTCGTTGCACTGTTCCTCCACGGCCGGGTTCCACCAGCGGGACAGGTGGATGACATGGGTGGCCGCCGTCAGGGTCAGGCCCGTGCCCGCCGCCTTCGGCCCGAGGATCAGCATGTCAAAGCCGCCGTCGGCCTCAAGGTGCCTCTGGAAGCGGTTCACGATCTCCTGGCGGCGCGGGATCGGCGTGTCGCCGTTGATGACGTCGATGCGCGCGAGGCCGAAGACATGGCGCACGATCTCGGCGAAGCGGAACTGCATGTCACGATGTTCGATGAAGACAAGGACCCGTTCGCCGGCCGCCTGGATGCGGTGCAGGATGTCCATGACCGCATCCAGCCGCGCGCTCCTGGCGATGAACTCGTCCGGGCCCGCAGCGCCGGTGTCGCCGGGATGAACGGAGACGGAGCGAATGTGATGCAGCATCCTGAGGGCCGCGCCGGGCCCGCCGTTTGCCAGCTTGACCTGTGCAAGGTCATAGGCATCGGCCTGGATCTTCGGCATCAGGCGCGGATGCAGGAAGCGCCGCTTCCGCGGCAGATCACGGGCCACCTCGTCCTTCAGGCGGCGCAGGCCCAGGGGCGGCAGCGCGTCGCGCGGCCTGAAGATGCGCGCATGCAGCTCCGCCATGGTCCCGGCGTCGGCAACCCCGTAGCGGTCCTTGAACGCGGCGCCCGAGCCCAGGCATCCCGGTGCGATCCGGTCCATGATCGTCCACAGATCAAGGGCCGAGTTCTCGATCGGGGTTCCGGTCAGGCCGATGCGGAAATCCGCGTTCATCGCCTCGACGGCCCGGGAGGCCAGCGTCGCCCGGTTCTTGATGTTCTGGATCTCATCCATGACGAGCACGGAGAAGCGGACCTTGCCGAGCGAATGCTGGTAGTTGGCAAGGGTCGTGTAGGTGGTCAGGATCCAGTAGGTGTGCGCCCGGCCATCCTCGAAGGCCTCTTTCAGCCAGTCCAGATCCAGGTGAGGCAAGCCCGAGCGTGTCTCGGTGCCGCGCGTGTCGCGCCGCTTCTGCGACCCGAGCGCTGAGCCATAAAGGGGAATGAGCCGGCCAAACCCCCGTCCCTCGACGTGCTTGGCGACCTCCTGCTCCCAGTTCCGCAAGAGCGAGGTGGGGGCAACGACAAGCACCGGACCGCGGGTCTCGGCGCCCGGATCCTTCATGTGCTCCTTGACCCAGGCGAGAAAGGCGATGGTCTGCAGTGTCTTGCCGAGCCCCTGTTCGTCAGCGTTCAGAATGCCGGGCAGGCCCGTGCTCCATGCGCGCGTCGCCCAGTCGAAACTCTCCAGCTGATGCGGCTGCAGCGGGGTCTTGACGGCTGACGGCAGGCGCACCGGGATCGTGGCACGCCGCGGCCGGACGGGGGCGATGAACCTGAGCTCGTCATAATTGTCCCTTGTCCCGAGGATGAGGGCATCGGACGTCGGGTCCTGCGGGGTCTGGTCATCCTCCGGCCGGGCGGTGATCTGTGCCCGTCGGCTGATCTCGCTCTCGATGGCGGCAAGGCGGGCGGGCGTCACGGGAACGCTTTCGCCTGCGATGTCCACCTGTGCCTCTACACCGGTCTCGAGCGCGCGGGACATGCTCACGCGCAGTTCGCCGAGCCGGGCTTCCGGCATCTGCCGGAGCGCCTCGACCAGATGCTGGGCAAAGGCTTCCGGCAACCAGGTCGTGCCGCTGCTTTCGAAGGCGGCATCCGGGCGCTCGTAGCGGACGACGCCGGTGACGCGGTCCGAGTATTCGCGGGTCTCGATCAGGGCCGGACCCGCGACGGCTTCCACCAGTTCGGCCTGCTGTGCGTCATCCAGCCCGTCAAGTGCCCCGCTGTCCTGCAGGTGGCGGTTGACGGCATCCGTGATGAACGCCCGCGGGTTGCGGATGAAGGCATGCCGTTCCTCACGGGGCGCCCGTTGCACGCGGGTCAATTCCGCAAGGACGGGCGCCGCACCCGGGTCAATGACCAGATAGGCATTCTTGCCAAGGTGATAGGCGGGCCTTTCACCCAGCGCATGCAGGCGATCCTGAAACACGGCAAGGTCCTCGCCGGTCAGTTCGGCATCCTCCTCCGAGACATCCGCGTCGGTGCCTGCGCGCTTGAGCCGGTCCGCCGAATACGGCACGATCTCAAACTGCCCCAGCGATTTGTCGGGCGATATCGAAAACCGGTCCGCGATCCGCACCTCGAGCCCGCGCAGGAAGGCCGTCATCGCCAATCCGGCCCTCTCGCGGTTCTCCGGCATGTCGCCCGTGGCGAACCCGTCCGGCTCGATGGCGCGGCGGAACTCGCTGAGGGCGCGCCAGTGCTGCTCGACGGGCTGTGACGCGTCAAAGGAATCAGCCAGATCCAGCGCACGCTTCATCCAGAGTGGCAGCCGGCGTTCGCCTGCGCCCGTCTTCAGGATGGCACCGATGCGGATGGGCACCTCGCGGCGGCCCTGGCGGGACCATTCATAAGAGAGTTTGAAATCCGGGCGGCCGAGGACGCCGGTCACGTCGGTCTTGAGCAACAGGTCGACCGTTCGTGGCAATCCGATTGCCTCGGCAGAGGCCGACGAGAGGCTCGCCGCCGCGTCATGGGACAACCGGATGTGGTCGGCTGCAATGGTCACATCGCCCGGGTGCCTGTCCTCCCAGGCCCGCAGGTCCCCGAGGGCGAAGAGCAGGTCACGGTCGTCCGGTGCGAGGTCGGTGAAGCTGCGGCTGCTGCGCTTCGGCATCAGGCGGGAGAAGAGGGTCGTCTTCTCCGGCGGAAAGCGGATCTCGATTGCATCCGCGGAGACCGAGCAAAGGGGCCTGGCGTCAGACATTTTGATGCACCCATTGGGACCAGTTTTCTATGGAATTGTGCGCCTTCCAGACCTTCGACTGGCGCATGATCTCGTCGCAGTGGTACTCCCGTTGGTAGAGTTTCGGGGCCTGCCGGTCGTCGATGCGGAAGATGTGGGTGCGATAGCTGTGGCACCCGTCCACCACGATCCTGTTGCCGATCCGCATGATCAGGAGGGAGGTCTTGCCGCCACGATCCTTCTGACGGCCGAAGCGGCGGCTCATGTCCGTGCCTTCTGTCTTCACCAGGTGCCGCCTGGCGTATTGCAGCGCGTCCGTGTCGAACGCCACCCAGGCTTCGTCGATCTTGCCGTCGTCATAGAGCTGGAGCCAGAAGTCCCTGCGAGGCGGCCACATGTGGCTCGGCTGCGTCGCCGTGACGACGTCACAGAAGAACTTCATGTCCTGGTGTGTCAGCCAGCGCAGCAGGATCGACTTCAGGTCCGGATCGAAGCCCGGCCAGATCCCGCCCGCATGCAGCCGGGGATCGTTCCAGCAGCCGATGATGCGTTCGGTCAGTTCGTTGCGCAGGGCGTCCGGCGGCGTGCGATTTTTCCAGACGGCGAGGACGGCCTCGATGGCGGCGCCTGCACCGACCTCGAGCACCGGCCCCGCCTCCGGTGCCAGCCAGTTGAAGAGTTTTGCCCGTGCATCGGGTCTTGCGAGATCAGGCGCCAGACGCTCCACGAAGATCTTGTGGGCCGCCCGCGTCAGGCCGGACGTGTGCGGGCTGCTGATGCCGATCGATTTCAGCGCCTCGTAAGGATGCTCCGCGCCGACCATGACGCTCGCAAGATCCCGGGGCGCTGCCTCCGGCTGAAACAGCGTGGGAAGCGTGTCGACCAGCCTCCGGTATCTGCCGCCGAGGTCAGCCGCTCTCTTGCGCAGCCCCTCTGCCAGACGGTGTGTGTGGAGGGCCCCGGGCACAAAGCTGTCAAGGTAGACACGGGCCATCCCGTCAAGAAACGGGCCGGGCCCGCGGGTCTCGAGTTCGGCCAGATAAAAGCTGCGGACAGGCTCGAGGTCAGGGCGCATCCGTCGCTCATCATCGAAAACGGCGAGAGCTGCCGAGATGACCTTCTGGGTCGTGATCTTGTCCCAGCTCCAGGTCCGGACCCGATGAAGCATGTTCAGGGCGAGCGTTTCCCGATCCTGGTCGGCAGGTGCGCTGACCATGTCCGGCCAGCGGGAGGTGATCTTCCGGACGGACTTGGCCAGCGGGTCAAGCGAGGAAAACGCCCGGACGCGCATCGGAGCGAGCCGCCCGAGCAGCGCGCGCGCACCGTCGGACGCAGCAGGGACATCGTTCAAGGCTGTCCTCCTCCGGCCTTGAGCGCGCTGCGGATGCCGCTGATTGCATCGGTGTCCGGAGGTGTCACCATGATGAAGCGAAGGTCGATGCGACGGTTGGTGGACCTGCCCTCGGGCGTGTCGTTCGTGGTCACGGGCCGGTCAGGACCGTAGGCGGCAACCGACAGAACCGGCTGGCCCTTGAGGTTCTGATGCTGCATGACGCGGTCGGCTGCTTTGGTCATGGCAAAGAACGTGTTGTTCGCGCGCGCGGCAGACAGGTTCCGGTTCCGCCGGTCCGATCCCATGGTGTCGGTATGGCCTTCGATCTGGACCGCCTCGACCATGGCAAAGGATGGATTGCACTTCACGTCGAAACGCGAGGCGGCCCCGATGGTGAAACAAGGGAGTATCTCGTCCAGTCGCTCGGCGAGTTTCGAGACGATTGCCGACTTCTCCGGCGTCAGCTTCGGACTGTTGGATGCGAACAACCCTTCGCCCTGGAAGCGTAAGGCATCGCTTTCTTCGCTCAGTTCGACCTTGAGATCCGGAAAGTCGACAAGGATCGCGTCGCGCAGGCGTTCCAGGACCTCGCGCCGGGCGACGGCCACCTGCGACAGATACTCCTCGAGCGGGTCGGCGATCTTCAGCCGGTCGAGTTTCTCCCGCAAGTCCGCGATTTCCTCATCCTTTTCCTCGATCTCGGACTTGAGCGCGGCAATCTCCTCCTCAAGGACCCGGATCTTCTCAGCCTGGCTCTCGGCACGTGCCTTCTGCTCGTCGCGCTGTTTGACCATGTCGTCGTAAAGGCTCGTGGGCACGGTCGATGTCTCGCGCGCCTGGCTGGCGAAGAACGCCAGCAGGATCATCATGATGAACAGGAACCCGACCGTCATGTCGGTCATCGAGACAAAGGCGCTTTCCTCGTCTTCCTCGTGCCGCGCTCGTCTTGCGTGGGCTCTCATGTCCTGACCCGCTTCTGGTGGGGCATGAACTGTTCGGCCTGAGCAACGACTTCATGCAAGGTGGTGATGCCCGGTTCCAGTGTCTTCTGGATCAGGGCCACGTGATCCTGTGCAGTGCCGAGGGCCGCCTCCAGCTGCGTGCTGTACTCCTTGAGTGCGCGCCCCAGCATCTGGTCGATCCCGTCGAGTTTCTCCGCCTCGCTCGACAGCTGCGCGATGGCGACGCGCGTCGCTTCCAGGTTCCTGCGAATGCCCTCGCGCTCGGTGCCAAGGGCCGTCCTTGCGCTCTCGAGCACATGCGCGGCGTTCTCGGCCACAGTCGCAGAGTTCTGCATCAGGGTTTCGGAGACGGTCTCGACCAGGTCCCCCACGCGACGCAGGGTTGTCTCGATGCGCTCATGTGACGCCCGGACCGGATCGGCTGCCGCGCTGAGCGTCAGGCCTGCGGCCCGGAAGCCTTCGGACGCACCGTGGATCGCGTCGGCGCCGCTGTTCAGGCCCAGGGCCGCGCTCTGTGCGCCGGACGCGCCGCGTTGCACGGCGTCGGCCATCTCCGACAGCCGGGTCGCGATCTCCTCAAGCCGCGACAGGAGTTTCGCGCCGATGACCTCGCCCATCTCGCTGCCAAGTCTGGCAATGTCCTGGCTGGTCTGGCCGAAGCTGTGGAGCAGGGCGCGCCCGGCCCCGGCGATGGCCTGGCCGGCTTCCTCCGTCGAGGCGGCCATGCGCTGCCTGGCGGCTTCCGCGCTCTCCTTACTGGCATTGTCGAGCGTTTGGCGGAAGTTGTCGGCTGCCTGTTTCATCTCGTCAGCCGCCGCGCGCATGGCTTCAGCGCCTTGCCCCGTGTTGTCGCGGATGCCGGCCAGGGTCTCGTTCATGACGGAGAGCAGACGCTCTGCCCCTTCGTTCATGGTTTCAGACGCGGCACGGCCGCTGGCCGAAACTTCGGACCGCATCTCCGCCAGCGCCCTTGCCATCTGGTCGAGGGCCTCACGCAAGCCGTCGCCCGCCTGGGTGTTGGCACCGCTCATCCGGTCCACCATCAGGCCGATCCGGTCTGTCGCCTCGCCGAGAGATTCGCTCGCCCGTCGCAGGGCATTGCCGACGGAGTGGGACAATTGCTGGGACAGGTCGCCCACCAGCCCTTCCATGCTGCTGGTGCCGAGGGAGGTGACCCGTTCAAAGATCGGATCCATCTTGCTCGAGATGGCACTCGTGATGGCATCTGGCAGCGCGTCCAGCGGTTCCCGCAACTGGGCGACGAGGCTGGTGCCGAGTGTCTGCAGGTGAGCGCGCTGCTCGCGTGTCTCGCGCAGCTGGCGCATCGCGACATCTTCCAGGCTCAGGAAGCTCAGGCGTGCCTCGAGGCTGGAACACAGGTGGTGCAGGGCGTCTTCGATCTGGCTTTGCCGTTTCCGGAGAATCAGCGTGAAGAGGATTGAACAGAACAGACCGGCCAATGACATGACGAACTTCGCCGAGGCGATCTGCATGAAGCCATACATGGCGCTGTTCATGCTGTCGGAGGCCCCGTTTATGCTCTGCGAGAACTGATGCAAGGCTGCAACCAGTCCGAGGAACGTCAGCAGGAGACCGGCAGATACGAGCGTGTTCGGAAGGACGCGGAAAAAGCCCGGACCAAACCCGAGGTCGTCAACGTTCAGGAACGAGGCCGGGCGGACCGGGTTGCGCAACCGGAGCGGGCCGTCAATGTCGTCACGGACGATCGTTTCGTCGAATTCGGAAAACGCCTGCCAGACGGCCCGGTGAGCGCTGGACGCCTGGAAATCGGTCTGCAGGCCGGCCGTGAAGTCGTTGTATCCCTCTGCAAAGGCCGTAGGATCCGCATGCTGGCGCACGCGGCCGTCGAGATCCCGGATTGCCCGCAGCTGGGACCCTGACCTTGCCAGATACCGGAGACTGGCTATGGCCGTCAGCAGCAGGAACAGCGCGGCGCAATACCCCGGCGCGCTTTCCTGAAGCGTCAAGACTTCCGCCAGGGCGATGATGCCGTCTTTCAGCATCAGGCCCGGATCACCACTGCCTGTGACTTGCAAGGCTGTCTCCTGCCGGTTCGGTCGCATTCACTCACGTCAAGGATGCAGGCGGCCGGCTCGCCTGCGGGCCGCATCCTGACGTCAAGCCCCTGTTTCAGTTCACGATCTCTGAGATATGCCTTCTGGGTCAACGAAGGTGGTATCGCAGATCCTGCAACCGTTTGTAAGTGGAGGGTGAGCTGTTGCCAAGCGGGATTGACGGGTCCGGTGGCGGATCCGCGCCGTCTGATGTCCCTGTCACGACTACGGAGGGGCGACGGCTGTCGAAGACCGGTTGAGGTCAACCATCCGGTGCCGGTGACGGGAGCGATGACGGGCACCGATGACGGATGCCGATGATGCGCGAGGCGTCCGGCGCAGGCGTTGGAGGGCTGGATGTTGGTGATGCGGACGCGAGGGTGTCGGACTGTCGGCTGCCGGGACCGGCTGTGGTCGCCAGTGAACGCCGGACCGACCTGCCGGTCTCACCGCGTCCTGACGCTGGCGGCAGGATTGCCGGCGCAGCACCGCGGGGCTGCATCCTTTCCCGCCACATTCAGCCCTTTGCAGCCGGTCGCCGGTTGCGGCATCCATGAGAGCCGCGATGCAACGAAGGGGTGCACGACGTCGGGCAAGGCAATGGAGCGCGAGGCACCAAGAGGTAAGGCCTGTTGCTCGTCAAAAGTGCCGGTGATGTCTGGAAGAGGCTGGCTGGGGAACCTGGATTCGAACCAGGACTAACGGAGTCAGAGTCCGCGGGTCTACCGTTAACCTATTCCCCAGTAGACGCTGTGACGCCGGGCGGCGCCGCGATGTGAGGGGCTTATAGCCTTCTCCCCCGGCGGGATCAACAGGCTCATTCAAAAAGTTTTCTGCCTGTGGATGACGCTGGTGTGACGGGCCGGAACAGGCCCGCGGGCGGGGCCGGGGCCGGGGCCGGGGCCGGGGACGGGGACGGGGATAGGTACGGGGATGGGGCCGGGGACTTGGGATGGGGCCTGATGCGGGGGCTGATGCATGGCCTGGTGAGGGGGGGCAGGAGAGGGGGCGCCGAGGCTTCCTTTGCGTGCAAGGGGGCAACCTGTTACACTTTCTCCAACATCAAGGATCGGGCGCGCCCGGAGGATCCTGCAAGGGGTCTGCGAGCGGCAGCGCATAAAGGACATCGAAGTGGACGACACGGGTCAGGACGCCCCCCGCGCAGGGAAGGGGCAGACTGATGCGGCGTCGCCTCCCGCTGCCGCCGCGTCGCGGCGCGCACGCGCGAAGAAGCGCCGCAGGCAGGCCAAGGGCCCGTCCGGGGGCGCGCCAGCCGGTGGCTCTGCCGCCGGCGGTCGGGGAGGCGAATCCGGTGCCATGGCACCGCGGCAGCCGGCAGATGCGCCGGAGGCCCCGCGTCAGGTGCAGCAACAGGCGCAAGACAGAGCGCAGGGCAAGCCGCACAACGGTTCGCATGACGGGCCGCATGACGGGCCGCACGACGGTTCGCATGACGGGTCGCACGGTTGGGCCCGCGACTGGGCGCATGGCCTGGTGCGCGATGGCGTGCGGGACGGTTCGCGTGACAGTGGGCACGCCGGCGCGCGCAGTGGGGCGCACAACGAGGCGCACACTAGGGCGCATGACGGGACGCCAGACCGGGTGCAGGCCCCCGTCCCGGGATCCGGCAACGGGTCCGCGAAGGGGGCTGAAACTGGCTCTGGCACCGGATCTGGGCTTGGCTCTGGCACCGGATCCGGGCCGGGATCTGGTCAGCAGTCTGGTCGGCTCTCTGGCCAGAATGCCGGCCCGGAGGCGGGCAGGACGCCCGGCCGCACGAGAGGTCGGGCGAAGGGCCGGACGGGGACCCGCAGCGAGGGCCGGCATGACGGCCGAACTGCGAATCGGTCTGCGGATCGGGCTTACGGGCTGACCGGGGGCCAGGCAGGGGCCGAGGCCCAGGCTGCCGGGGCGACAAGGGTCCACGCTCAGACGGACAGGGCCCAGACGGACAGGGCTCATACGGATAAGGCTTTGGCGGCTCAGGCTCAGGCTCGTGATCAGGCTCCGGCAGGTCAGGTGCGGGGGCAAGGCGGGCCCGCGTCCGCGCATCAGGGTCAGGCGGCTGGCCAGAAGAAAGGCAAGCGACGTCAGCGTCCGAATCGGGCAGAGCGTCGCGCCGACCTGCAGGGTGAACCGCTGCCGAGCCTCGGCAGCGATCCGGCGCGCAAGGGCCATCGCCGGCGCGGCGCACACCGCTCCGGCCGCAACCGTCACTCCGAGGCTCTTCCCGGAAACCTGACCGGAAACCGGGCTGGTCATGAGGCCGGAACAGCAGCCGGAGCAGAAGCCGGAGCAGGGGCAGGGGCATTCTCTGGCGTGCCGGCCGGGCCGGCCGGCAACAGCACGGCCCAGCGCAGCGTCGGTCTTCCCGAAGCCCGCAGCT encodes:
- a CDS encoding EH signature domain-containing protein codes for the protein MNDVPAASDGARALLGRLAPMRVRAFSSLDPLAKSVRKITSRWPDMVSAPADQDRETLALNMLHRVRTWSWDKITTQKVISAALAVFDDERRMRPDLEPVRSFYLAELETRGPGPFLDGMARVYLDSFVPGALHTHRLAEGLRKRAADLGGRYRRLVDTLPTLFQPEAAPRDLASVMVGAEHPYEALKSIGISSPHTSGLTRAAHKIFVERLAPDLARPDARAKLFNWLAPEAGPVLEVGAGAAIEAVLAVWKNRTPPDALRNELTERIIGCWNDPRLHAGGIWPGFDPDLKSILLRWLTHQDMKFFCDVVTATQPSHMWPPRRDFWLQLYDDGKIDEAWVAFDTDALQYARRHLVKTEGTDMSRRFGRQKDRGGKTSLLIMRIGNRIVVDGCHSYRTHIFRIDDRQAPKLYQREYHCDEIMRQSKVWKAHNSIENWSQWVHQNV
- a CDS encoding DEAD/DEAH box helicase — its product is MSDARPLCSVSADAIEIRFPPEKTTLFSRLMPKRSSRSFTDLAPDDRDLLFALGDLRAWEDRHPGDVTIAADHIRLSHDAAASLSSASAEAIGLPRTVDLLLKTDVTGVLGRPDFKLSYEWSRQGRREVPIRIGAILKTGAGERRLPLWMKRALDLADSFDASQPVEQHWRALSEFRRAIEPDGFATGDMPENRERAGLAMTAFLRGLEVRIADRFSISPDKSLGQFEIVPYSADRLKRAGTDADVSEEDAELTGEDLAVFQDRLHALGERPAYHLGKNAYLVIDPGAAPVLAELTRVQRAPREERHAFIRNPRAFITDAVNRHLQDSGALDGLDDAQQAELVEAVAGPALIETREYSDRVTGVVRYERPDAAFESSGTTWLPEAFAQHLVEALRQMPEARLGELRVSMSRALETGVEAQVDIAGESVPVTPARLAAIESEISRRAQITARPEDDQTPQDPTSDALILGTRDNYDELRFIAPVRPRRATIPVRLPSAVKTPLQPHQLESFDWATRAWSTGLPGILNADEQGLGKTLQTIAFLAWVKEHMKDPGAETRGPVLVVAPTSLLRNWEQEVAKHVEGRGFGRLIPLYGSALGSQKRRDTRGTETRSGLPHLDLDWLKEAFEDGRAHTYWILTTYTTLANYQHSLGKVRFSVLVMDEIQNIKNRATLASRAVEAMNADFRIGLTGTPIENSALDLWTIMDRIAPGCLGSGAAFKDRYGVADAGTMAELHARIFRPRDALPPLGLRRLKDEVARDLPRKRRFLHPRLMPKIQADAYDLAQVKLANGGPGAALRMLHHIRSVSVHPGDTGAAGPDEFIARSARLDAVMDILHRIQAAGERVLVFIEHRDMQFRFAEIVRHVFGLARIDVINGDTPIPRRQEIVNRFQRHLEADGGFDMLILGPKAAGTGLTLTAATHVIHLSRWWNPAVEEQCNDRVHRIGQTRPVAVHVPMAMHPELGAQSFDFLLQSLMQRKRRLAEQALWPMGDSAADVASLSEAVVAPARGSRITLADCMAEQFHRDGLSPAAPDADGAWELP
- a CDS encoding OmpA family protein; this translates as MRAHARRARHEEDEESAFVSMTDMTVGFLFIMMILLAFFASQARETSTVPTSLYDDMVKQRDEQKARAESQAEKIRVLEEEIAALKSEIEEKDEEIADLREKLDRLKIADPLEEYLSQVAVARREVLERLRDAILVDFPDLKVELSEESDALRFQGEGLFASNSPKLTPEKSAIVSKLAERLDEILPCFTIGAASRFDVKCNPSFAMVEAVQIEGHTDTMGSDRRNRNLSAARANNTFFAMTKAADRVMQHQNLKGQPVLSVAAYGPDRPVTTNDTPEGRSTNRRIDLRFIMVTPPDTDAISGIRSALKAGGGQP